GCATGTTGACCTCCAGAAATGAGTACCGTTTGGTCCACCGCCAGGACAACGCGCTCGAGCGGCTCTTGCCCGTCGCCGTCGACTGGGGTATGGCCACAGCAGGGGAGCTGCGCGCGCTGCAGGAGAGCGAGGCGCGGGTCAAGCAGGAGCTCGAGCGTCTGGAGCGGACCCGCGTGGAGGGTGTCCCGGCCAGCACGCTGATGCGCCGGCCTCAGGCCAGTTACGCTAAGGTCGTGGCCCAGATAGGCCCGAGCACCACCGAACTTACGCCCGCTGAGGCGCGCAAGGTCGAGGTGCTGAGCAAGTACGCGGCCTATATCGAACGCAGCCAGCGCGATCTGGAGGCGCGCAAGGACCACGAGACGTTGAGCTTGGCTGGAATCGACTACCATAGGGTCGCCAGCCTCTCGCACGAGGGCCGTAATGCCTTGCAACGCCAGCTTCCCGCTACCCTCGGCGCAGCACAGCGCCTCAGAGGGGTGAGAGACAGCGACATCACCGCAGTGCTCGTTCACCTCAAGAGCGGACGCGTTTCACGTGAAACAGCAGCGGCATGACCGCTTAAGGACGTTTCAAGACCTTCTTCGCCGCTACCACCGCACCCTCGATCTGCTCTCCCCCACCGGTCTGGCCGACCTGCCACAGCTTGTAGAGGAAGCGCTTCTCTATCCCCAGGTGCTCGCGCGCCCTATCAAAGAGGGTACGCGCTGGCTCGATCTCGGCTCGGGTGCCGGGCTGCCCGCCCTGCCCCTGGCGATTGTGCGGCCGGACCTAAGCTTTACGCTGGTCGAGCGCCGCCGCCGCCGCGCGGCCTTTTTGAATCTGGTCAGGGCTCAGCTCGCGCTCGACAATGTCTCGGT
This region of Deinococcota bacterium genomic DNA includes:
- a CDS encoding class I SAM-dependent methyltransferase — protein: MKQQRHDRLRTFQDLLRRYHRTLDLLSPTGLADLPQLVEEALLYPQVLARPIKEGTRWLDLGSGAGLPALPLAIVRPDLSFTLVERRRRRAAFLNLVRAQLALDNVSVVADDVGSYRPTASYPVISAQAVGNFSLVYALTRHLQADRVSLVSRKGPDWRSEVGDLERMVRQRALESRELVLPRHGRLASVTISGGLPCPPLA